The sequence below is a genomic window from Oleomonas cavernae.
GGCGCCGAGCAGGCCGATCATCAGCATGGTCTCCATGGGCTTACTCCCCCGGGCCGGCGGGCGGCAGCTTGTCGCCGTCCAGCACCGGGCGCAGGCCCGTGCGGAAGGCGGCCCGCGCCAGGGCATGGCACGCCGCCGGCGACGCGAACAGGGCGACGATCAGCACGACGAGAAGTTTCAGCGCGACCAGGACATCGGGCGACAGCACGGCGAGTCCGGCCAGGATGCCGATCGCCCCCAGGGTGTCGGTCACCCCGGCGGCATGGGCCCTGGTATAGAAGTCGGGCAGGCGCAGCAGCCCGACCGCCCCGACCAGGGCGGCCAGCGCGCCGATGGCAACCATCCCGCCGCCCAAAATGCTGCGCAGCAATTCGATCAGCTCCGCGCCGCTCATGCCCGGTCCTTCTCGCCGATCAGGTAGCGCATGACCGCCACGGTGCCGATCAGGTTGAGCACGGCATAGACCAGGGCGATGTCGATGAAGTCGAAACGGCCGGTGGCAAAGCCCAGGACGGCGATCAGCAGGATGGTTTTCGTGCCGATCAGGTTCAGCGCCAGGATCCGGTCGAACACCGTCGGCCCGGCCAGCGCCCGAATCAGCGCGAGCCCGAAGGTGGCAAGCAGGGCGGTGGCCGCGGCGGCATAGAGGCTCATGACCGGCGGATCACGGGCGCGCGCCCCGGAAACGTGCATCGAGGGCGGTGCAGCGGCGGTTCATTTCGCCCTCGGCCAAACTACCCAGGCCGTCGCGGCGCAGGGCGTGGACAAGAAAATGATCGCCTTCCGCGACAACCGTCACCGTACCGGGGTAAGCGTGATCGAATTGGCGTAAAGAGCGCGGAAAACCTGGCTTTTCTGGCTGGCCGGGAGCCAGGCCATGGCCGGCGAAATGCGGCCGCGCAGGATCGCCACGATGACGTCGAAATTCGCTTTCAGGATTTCGACCAGCAGCCAGCCCCAGTAGCCGACGATGCCGGCGATCAGCGTAAACGGTTGAAAATCCCGGGAGATCAGGCCCAGGTGAGACACCAGCGCAACGACGCCGACGACCGACAGGACCGAGGTGGCCAGGAGAAACGGGGAGAAATGGCCGGACAAGCCCACCCACAGCAAGTAGAACGCCGACCCCAGCAAAATACGTTGCGTCACCGGCCTCCCTTTCGCGCAGATAACGCCGCCGAACAGGCCGGTACTGTGCAGTATTGATGCTGCCTTGAAAACCCCAAGGTGGTGGCAACAGGCCCGCCTGCAGGTTGCGATGCAGCATTGAGATGAAGCGTTTCGGTGGCAAATTCCACCCGTCACAAATCATTCTTCGTGACAGTCATAAATCCTGGTGGGAATATGGCGTCATAAAGAACGCAGGAAAAACTGCGCGTGAAATTAGGGGGATAGCTCGAAAAGGTGACCAACGTGTCATCTTTTCCGTGTGGGAAGAGTTGCTCATGGAACATCTCATGGCGGCGGGTGGCGGCGCCGATATCGCCACAATCGAAATCTCGGGCCGGGTGAAGTGGTTTGACATGACGAAGGGCTATGGCTTCGTCACACCGGGGGACGGCCAGGGAGATATCTTGTTGCATTTGTCGGCGCTGCGCCAGGCAGGGCTCGACCATGT
It includes:
- the mnhG gene encoding monovalent cation/H(+) antiporter subunit G, yielding MSGAELIELLRSILGGGMVAIGALAALVGAVGLLRLPDFYTRAHAAGVTDTLGAIGILAGLAVLSPDVLVALKLLVVLIVALFASPAACHALARAAFRTGLRPVLDGDKLPPAGPGE
- a CDS encoding monovalent cation/H+ antiporter complex subunit F produces the protein MSLYAAAATALLATFGLALIRALAGPTVFDRILALNLIGTKTILLIAVLGFATGRFDFIDIALVYAVLNLIGTVAVMRYLIGEKDRA
- a CDS encoding Na+/H+ antiporter subunit E, which produces MTQRILLGSAFYLLWVGLSGHFSPFLLATSVLSVVGVVALVSHLGLISRDFQPFTLIAGIVGYWGWLLVEILKANFDVIVAILRGRISPAMAWLPASQKSQVFRALYANSITLTPVR